In the genome of Sardina pilchardus chromosome 14, fSarPil1.1, whole genome shotgun sequence, one region contains:
- the orai1b gene encoding calcium release-activated calcium channel protein 1, with amino-acid sequence MSRSEHSLQALSWRKLYLSRAKLKASSRTSALLSGFAMVAMVEVQLDNTYDYHPGLLIAFSACTTVLVAVHLFALMVSTCILPNIEAVSNVHNLNSVKESPHERMHRHIELAWAFSTVIGTLLFLAEVVLLCWVKFLPVRPEKSRDKGTPGTEIRNGTISAGVWAAITSTSIMVPFGLVFIVFAVHFYRSLVSHKTDRQFEELEELEDLTRLQNELDNRGDVSALQSPASHYP; translated from the exons ATGAGTCGGAGCGAACACTCATTGCAGGCGCTGTCTTGGAGAAAGCTCTACTTGAGTAGAGCCAAACTAAAGGCATCAAGTAGAACCTCAGCCCTTCTGTCAGGGTTTGCAATG GTGGCAATGGTGGAAGTCCAACTTGACAACACCTACGACTACCACCCCGGCCTGCTGATCGCATTTAGTGCCTGCACCACCGTCCTGGTGGCCGTTCACCTGTTCGCCCTCATGGTCAGCACCTGCATCCTGCCCAACATCGAGGCCGTGAGCAACGTGCACAACCTCAACTCGGTGAAGGAGTCCCCTCACGAGCGCATGCACCGCCACATCGAGCTGGCCTGGGCCTTCTCCACGGTCATCGGCACGCTGCTCTTCCTGGCCGAGGTGGTCCTGCTCTGCTGGGTCAAGTTCCTGCCGGTGAGGCCGGAGAAGAGCCGGGACAAAGGAACGCCGGGGACGGAGATCCGCAACGGCACCATCAGCGCCGGCGTGTGGGCCGCCATCACCTCCACGTCCATCATGGTGCCGTTCGGACTCGTCTTCATCGTCTTCGCCGTCCACTTCTACCGGTCGCTGGTCAGCCACAAGACCGACCGGCAGTTCGAGGAGCTGGAGGAACTGGAGGATCTGACGCGGCTGCAGAACGAGCTGGACAACAGAGGGGACGTCTCCGCTCTCCAGTCGCCCGCCTCCCACTACCCCTGA
- the morn3 gene encoding MORN repeat-containing protein 3, giving the protein MPHKKIPKTTVPPVKIWEQKAQKCGLLHSVYSVNGDKYTGEWLDNKKHGKGTQVWKKSGVIYDGDWKYDKRDGYGTFSRLDPATNDYKRIYCGEWKNGKKDGFGTHFYGENSWYEGEWNEGLRFGWGRMYYANGDTYEGEWLKDNHHGQGMLRLANENRYEGGWRQGKKHGPGKFLYQKKGQLYEGSWENGVAKCGTVSDFGREEASNPTMYPIPQVRLLDMNAVLMETSCLVEVDSTES; this is encoded by the exons ATGCCTCATAAGAAGATACCAAAAACAACGGTGCCTCCAGTGAAAATCTGGGAGCAGAAGGCACAGAAGTGTGGATTGCTGCATAGTGTCTATTCCGTCAATGGGGACAAGTACACTGGAGAGTGGCTTGATAACAAAAAACATG GTAAAGGAACCCAGGTTTGGAAAAAATCAGGGGTAATATATGATGGTGATTGGAAATATGACAAACGGGATGGATACGGTACATTTAGTCGTCTAGATCCTGCAACGAATGACTACAAAAGAATATACTGTGGTGAATGGAAAAATGGCAAGAAAGAT GGCTTTGGGACGCACTTTTACGGTGAAAATTCCTGGTATGAGGGAGAGTGGAATGAAGGCCTGAGATTTGGATGGGGCAGAATGTACTATGCCAACGGAGATACATACGAGGGTGAATGGCTGAAAGATAACCATCACGGGCAGGGCATGCTGCGACTTG CCAATGAGAACAGGTACGAAGGTGGCTGGAGGCAAGGGAAGAAGCACGGCCCTGGAAAATTCCTCTACCAGAAGAAGGGTCAGCTGTACGAGGGCAGCTGGGAGAATGGAGTGGCTAAATGTGGGACAGTCTCGGATTTTGGGAGAGAAGAAGCATCAAACCCGACAATGTACCCTATTCCCCAG GTTCGGTTGTTGGATATGAATGCTGTTCTAATGGAAACAAGTTGTTTAGTAGAAGTAGACTCAACTGAGTCCTGA